The following proteins are co-located in the Hippoglossus stenolepis isolate QCI-W04-F060 chromosome 23, HSTE1.2, whole genome shotgun sequence genome:
- the phka1a gene encoding phosphorylase b kinase regulatory subunit alpha, skeletal muscle isoform isoform X1 yields MRSRSNSGVKLDNYARMIQQTIMKHQDPVTGLLPASPEQPDAWVRDNVYSILSVWALSLAYRKNADRDEDKAKAYELEQNVVKLMRGVLQCIMRQLDKVEKFKYSRSTSDSLHAKYNTKTCAPVVGDDQWGHLQVDATSLFLFFLAQMTASGLHIVYTQDEVDVVQNLMFYIEAAYKVADYGMWERGDKTNQGITEINVSSIGMAKAALEALDELNLFGAKGGPGSVVHALADDIQHCQSILTSMLPQASISKEVDAGVLSIISYPAFAVEDIELVNITKEEIISKLQGRYGCCRFLRDGHKTPKEDPNRLYYESAELKLFENIECEWPLFWTYLILDGIFINSPEQVQEYQEALEGILIKQKDGLRLVPELYSVPADKVEEECRNPHSVERVSMGKCPLKWGQSLYILGNLLSEGFLAPGEIDPLNRRFSTIPKPDVVVQVSILAETEEIKELLMKNGIDVETVADIHPILVQPPKVLSHIYARLGRNPRLGLTGRPYRRIGVLGTSKFYIIRNTMFTFTPQFIDHQQFYLALDNKMIVEMLRTEISYLSSRWRMTGRPTVTFPISQTMLTEDHTNLDPAVLATLKKLQDGYYGGVRIQTGKLSEFLTTSCFAHLSFLDGKGPGSMGHRKEECDDESSDDGYVHELRCDDEADDLAQYLDHLLAHTAPKKPKQKVVGLGRFKAAATKTKDMVSLKNKAQELNVQNVNMYLENKLFRSRQPSLNLNLPEEQASGGPDVQVTSESSIPRDASGGIDYEALVQMLKDTQSLQDQADILHILFKDKGMDWDTQLHGKGSTVQTLLTDLYEKVGELKLWGLIRMLSGMLKKKVEELDSACSDLLAHQKHLTVGLPPEPREKTITAPIPADQLAALIDEASDNNISVAILTQEIMVYLAMSIRTQPSLFSEMFRLRIGLIIQVMATELAQSLNCSGEEATESLMSLSPSELKNLLHHILSGKEFGVQRSMREVDTGVSPAISIHHLGNVGATKSERAGISKLKSDMRMADHRLSLTDPFKDPRLSLTDPVTEGMRSQSLDIENIESGRYRMPSIESLDIPECVPVSRDTRHGQWLRRRRLDGALNRVPVGFYQKVWKILQKCHGLSIEGFVLPSSTTREMTPGEIKFAVHVETVLNRVPQPEYRQLLVEAILVLTMLADVEIQSIGSIIHIEKIVHLANDMFYKDQMDLGAAEHILDRDPGTGVCRLLYDSAPSGRFGSMTYLTKAVAEYVQDLLPSGSCAVQ; encoded by the exons ATGAGAAGCCGCAGCAACTCCGGCGTGAAGCTGGACAACTATGCCCGGATGATCCAGCAGACGATCATGAAACACCAG gaCCCGGTGACCGGTCTCCTGCCGGCCAGCCCGGAGCAGCCGGACGCGTGGGTGAGAGACAACGTCTACAGCATCTTGTCCGTGTGGGCCCTCAGTCTCGCCTACAGGAAGAACGCAGACCGGGACGAAGACAAGGCCAAGGCCTACGAGCTGGAGCag AATGTGGTAAAGCTGATGAGAGGTGTCCTGCAGTGCATCATGCGGCAG CTGGACAAGGTGGAGAAGTTTAAATACAGCAGGAGCACCTCAGACTCCCTCCACGCCAAGTACAACACCAAGACCTGCGCCCCCGTGGTTGGAGACGACCAGTGGGGTCACCTGCAGGTGGACGCCACCTCCCTCTTCCTGTTCTTCCTCGCTCAGATGACCGCATCTG GCCTTCACATCGTCTACACTCAGGACGAAGTGGACGTCGTTCAGAATCTCATGTTCTACATCGAGGCAGCTTATAAAGTGGCG GATTATGGGATGTGGGAAAGAGGAGACAAGACCAACCAGGGCATCACTGAGATTAACGTCAGCTCTATAGGCATGGCCaag GCAGCTCTGGAGGCGTTGGACGAACTCAACCTGTTCGGAGCAAAAGGAGGACCTGGATCTGTGGTCCACGCCTTGGCTGACGACATACAGCACtgccag TCCATCCTGACCTCCATGTTACCCCAAGCGTCCATCTCTAAAGAGGTGGACGCCGGAGTCCTGTCCATCATCTCGTACCCTGCGTTTGCTGTCGAGGACATAGAACTCGTCAACATCACCAAGGAGGAGATCATCTCCAAACtccag GGTCGATACGGCTGCTGCAGGTTCCTCAGAGACGGACACAAAACACCTAAAGAG GATCCAAACAGACTTTATTACGAGTCCGCAGAACTGAAGCTGTTTGAGAACATCGAGTGCGAGTGGCCGCTCTTCTGGACCTACCTCATTCTGGATGGCATTTTCATCAACAGCCCGGAACAG GTGCAGGAGTACCAGGAGGCTCTGGAGGGAATCCTCATCAAACAGAAGGACGGGTTACGACTGGTCCCGGAGCTCTACAGTGTCCCCGCAGACAAG gtggaggaggagtgcaGGAACCCTCACTCTGTGGAGAGAGTCTCTATGGGCAAATGTCCCCTGAAGTGGGGACAGTCTCTGTACATCCTGGGAAACCTTCTGTCCGAG GGTTTCCTTGCTCCCGGGGAGATCGACCCTCTCAACCGGCGTTTCTCCACCATCCCTAAGCCTGATGTGGTCGTTCAGG TGTCAATTCTGGCCGAGACCGAGGAGATTAAAGAGCTGCTGATGAAGAACGGCATCGACGTGGAGACGGTGGCCGACATCCATCCCATCCTCGTGCAGCCGCCCAAAGTCCTGAGCCACATTTACGCCCGACTCG GACGTAACCCCAGGCTCGGTCTGACCGGGCGACCCTACAGGAGAATCGGGGTGTTGGGAACCTCAAAGTTCTACATCATCAGGAACACCATGTTCACGTTCACTCCTCAG TTCATCGACCACCAGCAGTTCTACCTGGCGTTGGACAACAAGATGATCGTGGAGATGTTGAGGACAGAAATCTCCTACCTGTCGTCCAGATGGAGGATGACCGGACGCCCCACTGTCACGTTTCCCATTTCACAGACGATGCtga ctgaagACCACACAAACCTGGATCCTGCCGTCCTGGCCACGCTGAAGAAGCTACAGGACGGATACTACGGAGGAGTGAG GATCCAGACGGGGAAGCTGTCGGAGTTCttgaccacttcctgtttcgCCCACCTGAGTTTCCTGGACGGTAAGGGTCCCGGCAGCATGGGCCACCGCAAAGAAGAGTGTGATGATGAGAGTAGCGACGATGGATACGTGCATGAGTTGCGTTGTGATGATG AGGCGGACGACCTCGCTCAGTACCTGGACCACCTGTTGGCCCACACTGCGCCCAAGAAGCCCAAACAGAAGGTCGTGGGTCTGGGCCGGTTCAAGGCGGCTGCCACCAAGACGAAGGATATGGTGTCTCTGAAGAACAAAGCTCAGGAGCTCAACGTGCAGA ACGTCAACATGtacctggaaaacaaactgtTTCGCTCTCGTCAGCCGTCGCTCAACCTGAACCTCCCCGAGGAACAAGCAAGTGGG GGTCCAGACGTGCAGGTCACCTCAGAGAGCAGCATCCCCCGAGACGCCAGCGGAGGAATCGACTACGAGGCTCTGGTCCAGATgctcaaagacacacagagtCTGCAGGACCAGGCGGACATTCTCCACATCCTCTTCAAAGACAA GGGCATGGACTGGGACACTCAGCTGCACGGTAAAGGCTCCACGGTGCAAACGCTGCTCACCGACCTGTATGAGAAGGTTGGAGAGCTCAAGCTGTGGGGCCTCATCAGGATGCTCTCCGGCATGTtgaagaagaaggtggaggagcTCGACTCG GCCTGCTCTGATTTGCTGGCGCACCAGAAGCACCTGACCGTGGGTCTGCCTCCGGAGCCCAGAGAGAAAACCATCACCGCTCCCATACCCGCAGACCAGCTGGCGGCGCTCATCGACGAGGCCAGCGACAACAACATCAGCGTGGCCATACTCACTCAG gaGATCATGGTGTATCTGGCCATGAGCATCAGGACTCAGCCCAGTTTGTTCAGCGAGATGTTCCGGCTCCGTATCGGCCTCATCATCCAGGTCATGGCCACAGAACTGGCTCAGTCACTCAACTGCTCAG gagaggaggccACAGAGAGTCTGATGAGTTTGAGTCCGTCTGAGCTGAAGAATCTCCTCCACCACATCCTCAGCGGGAAGGAGTTCGGCGTGCAGCGCAGCA tgcGAGAGGTGGACACTGGAGTCAGTCCCGCcatctccatccatcatctggGCAACGTTGGCGCCACCAAGAGTGAGAGAGCCGGCATCAGCAAACTGAAGAGCGACATGCGGATG GCGGACCACAGGTTGTCATTGACGGATCCATTCAAG GACCCCAGGCTGTCTTTAACAGATCCGGTCAcagag GGAATGAGATCTCAGTCACTGGACATAGAAAACATCGAGTCTGGG AGGTACCGGATGCCGTCAATCGAGTCTCTGGACATCCCGGAGTGCGTTCCCGTCAGCAGGGACACCCGACACGGCCAATGGCTGCGCAGGAGGCGTCTGGACGGCGCCTTGAACCGAGTCCCCGTCGGGTTCTACCAGAAAGTCTGGAAGATCCTGCAGAAG TGCCACGGTCTGTCCATCGAGGGCTTTGTTCTTCCTTCTTCTACGACCAGAGAG ATGACGCCGGGTGAGATCAAGTTCGCCGTCCACGTGGAGACGGTTTTGAACCGCGTCCCTCAGCCCGAGTACCggcagctgctggtggaggccATCTTGGTCCTCACCATGCTGGCGGACGTGGAGATCCAGAGCATCGGCTCCATCATCCACATCGAGAAGATCGTCCACCTCGCCAACGACATGTTCTACAAGGATCAG ATGGATCTGGGAGCAGCGGAGCACATCCTGGACAGGGACCCGGGCACCGGAGTGTGCAGGCTGCTGTACGACAGCGCCCCCAGTGGCCGCTTTGGGAGCATGACCTATCTCACCAAGGCCGTGGCGGAGTACGTGCAGGACCTGCTGCCCAGCGGGTCGTGTGCCGTGCAGTGA
- the phka1a gene encoding phosphorylase b kinase regulatory subunit alpha, skeletal muscle isoform isoform X5 encodes MRSRSNSGVKLDNYARMIQQTIMKHQDPVTGLLPASPEQPDAWVRDNVYSILSVWALSLAYRKNADRDEDKAKAYELEQNVVKLMRGVLQCIMRQLDKVEKFKYSRSTSDSLHAKYNTKTCAPVVGDDQWGHLQVDATSLFLFFLAQMTASGLHIVYTQDEVDVVQNLMFYIEAAYKVADYGMWERGDKTNQGITEINVSSIGMAKAALEALDELNLFGAKGGPGSVVHALADDIQHCQSILTSMLPQASISKEVDAGVLSIISYPAFAVEDIELVNITKEEIISKLQGRYGCCRFLRDGHKTPKEDPNRLYYESAELKLFENIECEWPLFWTYLILDGIFINSPEQVQEYQEALEGILIKQKDGLRLVPELYSVPADKVEEECRNPHSVERVSMGKCPLKWGQSLYILGNLLSEGFLAPGEIDPLNRRFSTIPKPDVVVQVSILAETEEIKELLMKNGIDVETVADIHPILVQPPKVLSHIYARLGRNPRLGLTGRPYRRIGVLGTSKFYIIRNTMFTFTPQFIDHQQFYLALDNKMIVEMLRTEISYLSSRWRMTGRPTVTFPISQTMLTEDHTNLDPAVLATLKKLQDGYYGGVRIQTGKLSEFLTTSCFAHLSFLDGKGPGSMGHRKEECDDESSDDGYVHELRCDDEADDLAQYLDHLLAHTAPKKPKQKVVGLGRFKAAATKTKDMVSLKNKAQELNVQNVNMYLENKLFRSRQPSLNLNLPEEQASGGPDVQVTSESSIPRDASGGIDYEALVQMLKDTQSLQDQADILHILFKDKGMDWDTQLHGKGSTVQTLLTDLYEKVGELKLWGLIRMLSGMLKKKVEELDSACSDLLAHQKHLTVGLPPEPREKTITAPIPADQLAALIDEASDNNISVAILTQEIMVYLAMSIRTQPSLFSEMFRLRIGLIIQVMATELAQSLNCSGEEATESLMSLSPSELKNLLHHILSGKEFGVQRSMREVDTGVSPAISIHHLGNVGATKSERAGISKLKSDMRMRYRMPSIESLDIPECVPVSRDTRHGQWLRRRRLDGALNRVPVGFYQKVWKILQKCHGLSIEGFVLPSSTTREMTPGEIKFAVHVETVLNRVPQPEYRQLLVEAILVLTMLADVEIQSIGSIIHIEKIVHLANDMFYKDQMDLGAAEHILDRDPGTGVCRLLYDSAPSGRFGSMTYLTKAVAEYVQDLLPSGSCAVQ; translated from the exons ATGAGAAGCCGCAGCAACTCCGGCGTGAAGCTGGACAACTATGCCCGGATGATCCAGCAGACGATCATGAAACACCAG gaCCCGGTGACCGGTCTCCTGCCGGCCAGCCCGGAGCAGCCGGACGCGTGGGTGAGAGACAACGTCTACAGCATCTTGTCCGTGTGGGCCCTCAGTCTCGCCTACAGGAAGAACGCAGACCGGGACGAAGACAAGGCCAAGGCCTACGAGCTGGAGCag AATGTGGTAAAGCTGATGAGAGGTGTCCTGCAGTGCATCATGCGGCAG CTGGACAAGGTGGAGAAGTTTAAATACAGCAGGAGCACCTCAGACTCCCTCCACGCCAAGTACAACACCAAGACCTGCGCCCCCGTGGTTGGAGACGACCAGTGGGGTCACCTGCAGGTGGACGCCACCTCCCTCTTCCTGTTCTTCCTCGCTCAGATGACCGCATCTG GCCTTCACATCGTCTACACTCAGGACGAAGTGGACGTCGTTCAGAATCTCATGTTCTACATCGAGGCAGCTTATAAAGTGGCG GATTATGGGATGTGGGAAAGAGGAGACAAGACCAACCAGGGCATCACTGAGATTAACGTCAGCTCTATAGGCATGGCCaag GCAGCTCTGGAGGCGTTGGACGAACTCAACCTGTTCGGAGCAAAAGGAGGACCTGGATCTGTGGTCCACGCCTTGGCTGACGACATACAGCACtgccag TCCATCCTGACCTCCATGTTACCCCAAGCGTCCATCTCTAAAGAGGTGGACGCCGGAGTCCTGTCCATCATCTCGTACCCTGCGTTTGCTGTCGAGGACATAGAACTCGTCAACATCACCAAGGAGGAGATCATCTCCAAACtccag GGTCGATACGGCTGCTGCAGGTTCCTCAGAGACGGACACAAAACACCTAAAGAG GATCCAAACAGACTTTATTACGAGTCCGCAGAACTGAAGCTGTTTGAGAACATCGAGTGCGAGTGGCCGCTCTTCTGGACCTACCTCATTCTGGATGGCATTTTCATCAACAGCCCGGAACAG GTGCAGGAGTACCAGGAGGCTCTGGAGGGAATCCTCATCAAACAGAAGGACGGGTTACGACTGGTCCCGGAGCTCTACAGTGTCCCCGCAGACAAG gtggaggaggagtgcaGGAACCCTCACTCTGTGGAGAGAGTCTCTATGGGCAAATGTCCCCTGAAGTGGGGACAGTCTCTGTACATCCTGGGAAACCTTCTGTCCGAG GGTTTCCTTGCTCCCGGGGAGATCGACCCTCTCAACCGGCGTTTCTCCACCATCCCTAAGCCTGATGTGGTCGTTCAGG TGTCAATTCTGGCCGAGACCGAGGAGATTAAAGAGCTGCTGATGAAGAACGGCATCGACGTGGAGACGGTGGCCGACATCCATCCCATCCTCGTGCAGCCGCCCAAAGTCCTGAGCCACATTTACGCCCGACTCG GACGTAACCCCAGGCTCGGTCTGACCGGGCGACCCTACAGGAGAATCGGGGTGTTGGGAACCTCAAAGTTCTACATCATCAGGAACACCATGTTCACGTTCACTCCTCAG TTCATCGACCACCAGCAGTTCTACCTGGCGTTGGACAACAAGATGATCGTGGAGATGTTGAGGACAGAAATCTCCTACCTGTCGTCCAGATGGAGGATGACCGGACGCCCCACTGTCACGTTTCCCATTTCACAGACGATGCtga ctgaagACCACACAAACCTGGATCCTGCCGTCCTGGCCACGCTGAAGAAGCTACAGGACGGATACTACGGAGGAGTGAG GATCCAGACGGGGAAGCTGTCGGAGTTCttgaccacttcctgtttcgCCCACCTGAGTTTCCTGGACGGTAAGGGTCCCGGCAGCATGGGCCACCGCAAAGAAGAGTGTGATGATGAGAGTAGCGACGATGGATACGTGCATGAGTTGCGTTGTGATGATG AGGCGGACGACCTCGCTCAGTACCTGGACCACCTGTTGGCCCACACTGCGCCCAAGAAGCCCAAACAGAAGGTCGTGGGTCTGGGCCGGTTCAAGGCGGCTGCCACCAAGACGAAGGATATGGTGTCTCTGAAGAACAAAGCTCAGGAGCTCAACGTGCAGA ACGTCAACATGtacctggaaaacaaactgtTTCGCTCTCGTCAGCCGTCGCTCAACCTGAACCTCCCCGAGGAACAAGCAAGTGGG GGTCCAGACGTGCAGGTCACCTCAGAGAGCAGCATCCCCCGAGACGCCAGCGGAGGAATCGACTACGAGGCTCTGGTCCAGATgctcaaagacacacagagtCTGCAGGACCAGGCGGACATTCTCCACATCCTCTTCAAAGACAA GGGCATGGACTGGGACACTCAGCTGCACGGTAAAGGCTCCACGGTGCAAACGCTGCTCACCGACCTGTATGAGAAGGTTGGAGAGCTCAAGCTGTGGGGCCTCATCAGGATGCTCTCCGGCATGTtgaagaagaaggtggaggagcTCGACTCG GCCTGCTCTGATTTGCTGGCGCACCAGAAGCACCTGACCGTGGGTCTGCCTCCGGAGCCCAGAGAGAAAACCATCACCGCTCCCATACCCGCAGACCAGCTGGCGGCGCTCATCGACGAGGCCAGCGACAACAACATCAGCGTGGCCATACTCACTCAG gaGATCATGGTGTATCTGGCCATGAGCATCAGGACTCAGCCCAGTTTGTTCAGCGAGATGTTCCGGCTCCGTATCGGCCTCATCATCCAGGTCATGGCCACAGAACTGGCTCAGTCACTCAACTGCTCAG gagaggaggccACAGAGAGTCTGATGAGTTTGAGTCCGTCTGAGCTGAAGAATCTCCTCCACCACATCCTCAGCGGGAAGGAGTTCGGCGTGCAGCGCAGCA tgcGAGAGGTGGACACTGGAGTCAGTCCCGCcatctccatccatcatctggGCAACGTTGGCGCCACCAAGAGTGAGAGAGCCGGCATCAGCAAACTGAAGAGCGACATGCGGATG AGGTACCGGATGCCGTCAATCGAGTCTCTGGACATCCCGGAGTGCGTTCCCGTCAGCAGGGACACCCGACACGGCCAATGGCTGCGCAGGAGGCGTCTGGACGGCGCCTTGAACCGAGTCCCCGTCGGGTTCTACCAGAAAGTCTGGAAGATCCTGCAGAAG TGCCACGGTCTGTCCATCGAGGGCTTTGTTCTTCCTTCTTCTACGACCAGAGAG ATGACGCCGGGTGAGATCAAGTTCGCCGTCCACGTGGAGACGGTTTTGAACCGCGTCCCTCAGCCCGAGTACCggcagctgctggtggaggccATCTTGGTCCTCACCATGCTGGCGGACGTGGAGATCCAGAGCATCGGCTCCATCATCCACATCGAGAAGATCGTCCACCTCGCCAACGACATGTTCTACAAGGATCAG ATGGATCTGGGAGCAGCGGAGCACATCCTGGACAGGGACCCGGGCACCGGAGTGTGCAGGCTGCTGTACGACAGCGCCCCCAGTGGCCGCTTTGGGAGCATGACCTATCTCACCAAGGCCGTGGCGGAGTACGTGCAGGACCTGCTGCCCAGCGGGTCGTGTGCCGTGCAGTGA
- the phka1a gene encoding phosphorylase b kinase regulatory subunit alpha, skeletal muscle isoform isoform X3 codes for MRSRSNSGVKLDNYARMIQQTIMKHQDPVTGLLPASPEQPDAWVRDNVYSILSVWALSLAYRKNADRDEDKAKAYELEQNVVKLMRGVLQCIMRQLDKVEKFKYSRSTSDSLHAKYNTKTCAPVVGDDQWGHLQVDATSLFLFFLAQMTASGLHIVYTQDEVDVVQNLMFYIEAAYKVADYGMWERGDKTNQGITEINVSSIGMAKAALEALDELNLFGAKGGPGSVVHALADDIQHCQSILTSMLPQASISKEVDAGVLSIISYPAFAVEDIELVNITKEEIISKLQGRYGCCRFLRDGHKTPKEDPNRLYYESAELKLFENIECEWPLFWTYLILDGIFINSPEQVQEYQEALEGILIKQKDGLRLVPELYSVPADKVEEECRNPHSVERVSMGKCPLKWGQSLYILGNLLSEGFLAPGEIDPLNRRFSTIPKPDVVVQVSILAETEEIKELLMKNGIDVETVADIHPILVQPPKVLSHIYARLGRNPRLGLTGRPYRRIGVLGTSKFYIIRNTMFTFTPQFIDHQQFYLALDNKMIVEMLRTEISYLSSRWRMTGRPTVTFPISQTMLTEDHTNLDPAVLATLKKLQDGYYGGVRIQTGKLSEFLTTSCFAHLSFLDGKGPGSMGHRKEECDDESSDDGYVHELRCDDEADDLAQYLDHLLAHTAPKKPKQKVVGLGRFKAAATKTKDMVSLKNKAQELNVQNVNMYLENKLFRSRQPSLNLNLPEEQASGGPDVQVTSESSIPRDASGGIDYEALVQMLKDTQSLQDQADILHILFKDKGMDWDTQLHGKGSTVQTLLTDLYEKVGELKLWGLIRMLSGMLKKKVEELDSACSDLLAHQKHLTVGLPPEPREKTITAPIPADQLAALIDEASDNNISVAILTQEIMVYLAMSIRTQPSLFSEMFRLRIGLIIQVMATELAQSLNCSGEEATESLMSLSPSELKNLLHHILSGKEFGVQRSMREVDTGVSPAISIHHLGNVGATKSERAGISKLKSDMRMGMRSQSLDIENIESGRYRMPSIESLDIPECVPVSRDTRHGQWLRRRRLDGALNRVPVGFYQKVWKILQKCHGLSIEGFVLPSSTTREMTPGEIKFAVHVETVLNRVPQPEYRQLLVEAILVLTMLADVEIQSIGSIIHIEKIVHLANDMFYKDQMDLGAAEHILDRDPGTGVCRLLYDSAPSGRFGSMTYLTKAVAEYVQDLLPSGSCAVQ; via the exons ATGAGAAGCCGCAGCAACTCCGGCGTGAAGCTGGACAACTATGCCCGGATGATCCAGCAGACGATCATGAAACACCAG gaCCCGGTGACCGGTCTCCTGCCGGCCAGCCCGGAGCAGCCGGACGCGTGGGTGAGAGACAACGTCTACAGCATCTTGTCCGTGTGGGCCCTCAGTCTCGCCTACAGGAAGAACGCAGACCGGGACGAAGACAAGGCCAAGGCCTACGAGCTGGAGCag AATGTGGTAAAGCTGATGAGAGGTGTCCTGCAGTGCATCATGCGGCAG CTGGACAAGGTGGAGAAGTTTAAATACAGCAGGAGCACCTCAGACTCCCTCCACGCCAAGTACAACACCAAGACCTGCGCCCCCGTGGTTGGAGACGACCAGTGGGGTCACCTGCAGGTGGACGCCACCTCCCTCTTCCTGTTCTTCCTCGCTCAGATGACCGCATCTG GCCTTCACATCGTCTACACTCAGGACGAAGTGGACGTCGTTCAGAATCTCATGTTCTACATCGAGGCAGCTTATAAAGTGGCG GATTATGGGATGTGGGAAAGAGGAGACAAGACCAACCAGGGCATCACTGAGATTAACGTCAGCTCTATAGGCATGGCCaag GCAGCTCTGGAGGCGTTGGACGAACTCAACCTGTTCGGAGCAAAAGGAGGACCTGGATCTGTGGTCCACGCCTTGGCTGACGACATACAGCACtgccag TCCATCCTGACCTCCATGTTACCCCAAGCGTCCATCTCTAAAGAGGTGGACGCCGGAGTCCTGTCCATCATCTCGTACCCTGCGTTTGCTGTCGAGGACATAGAACTCGTCAACATCACCAAGGAGGAGATCATCTCCAAACtccag GGTCGATACGGCTGCTGCAGGTTCCTCAGAGACGGACACAAAACACCTAAAGAG GATCCAAACAGACTTTATTACGAGTCCGCAGAACTGAAGCTGTTTGAGAACATCGAGTGCGAGTGGCCGCTCTTCTGGACCTACCTCATTCTGGATGGCATTTTCATCAACAGCCCGGAACAG GTGCAGGAGTACCAGGAGGCTCTGGAGGGAATCCTCATCAAACAGAAGGACGGGTTACGACTGGTCCCGGAGCTCTACAGTGTCCCCGCAGACAAG gtggaggaggagtgcaGGAACCCTCACTCTGTGGAGAGAGTCTCTATGGGCAAATGTCCCCTGAAGTGGGGACAGTCTCTGTACATCCTGGGAAACCTTCTGTCCGAG GGTTTCCTTGCTCCCGGGGAGATCGACCCTCTCAACCGGCGTTTCTCCACCATCCCTAAGCCTGATGTGGTCGTTCAGG TGTCAATTCTGGCCGAGACCGAGGAGATTAAAGAGCTGCTGATGAAGAACGGCATCGACGTGGAGACGGTGGCCGACATCCATCCCATCCTCGTGCAGCCGCCCAAAGTCCTGAGCCACATTTACGCCCGACTCG GACGTAACCCCAGGCTCGGTCTGACCGGGCGACCCTACAGGAGAATCGGGGTGTTGGGAACCTCAAAGTTCTACATCATCAGGAACACCATGTTCACGTTCACTCCTCAG TTCATCGACCACCAGCAGTTCTACCTGGCGTTGGACAACAAGATGATCGTGGAGATGTTGAGGACAGAAATCTCCTACCTGTCGTCCAGATGGAGGATGACCGGACGCCCCACTGTCACGTTTCCCATTTCACAGACGATGCtga ctgaagACCACACAAACCTGGATCCTGCCGTCCTGGCCACGCTGAAGAAGCTACAGGACGGATACTACGGAGGAGTGAG GATCCAGACGGGGAAGCTGTCGGAGTTCttgaccacttcctgtttcgCCCACCTGAGTTTCCTGGACGGTAAGGGTCCCGGCAGCATGGGCCACCGCAAAGAAGAGTGTGATGATGAGAGTAGCGACGATGGATACGTGCATGAGTTGCGTTGTGATGATG AGGCGGACGACCTCGCTCAGTACCTGGACCACCTGTTGGCCCACACTGCGCCCAAGAAGCCCAAACAGAAGGTCGTGGGTCTGGGCCGGTTCAAGGCGGCTGCCACCAAGACGAAGGATATGGTGTCTCTGAAGAACAAAGCTCAGGAGCTCAACGTGCAGA ACGTCAACATGtacctggaaaacaaactgtTTCGCTCTCGTCAGCCGTCGCTCAACCTGAACCTCCCCGAGGAACAAGCAAGTGGG GGTCCAGACGTGCAGGTCACCTCAGAGAGCAGCATCCCCCGAGACGCCAGCGGAGGAATCGACTACGAGGCTCTGGTCCAGATgctcaaagacacacagagtCTGCAGGACCAGGCGGACATTCTCCACATCCTCTTCAAAGACAA GGGCATGGACTGGGACACTCAGCTGCACGGTAAAGGCTCCACGGTGCAAACGCTGCTCACCGACCTGTATGAGAAGGTTGGAGAGCTCAAGCTGTGGGGCCTCATCAGGATGCTCTCCGGCATGTtgaagaagaaggtggaggagcTCGACTCG GCCTGCTCTGATTTGCTGGCGCACCAGAAGCACCTGACCGTGGGTCTGCCTCCGGAGCCCAGAGAGAAAACCATCACCGCTCCCATACCCGCAGACCAGCTGGCGGCGCTCATCGACGAGGCCAGCGACAACAACATCAGCGTGGCCATACTCACTCAG gaGATCATGGTGTATCTGGCCATGAGCATCAGGACTCAGCCCAGTTTGTTCAGCGAGATGTTCCGGCTCCGTATCGGCCTCATCATCCAGGTCATGGCCACAGAACTGGCTCAGTCACTCAACTGCTCAG gagaggaggccACAGAGAGTCTGATGAGTTTGAGTCCGTCTGAGCTGAAGAATCTCCTCCACCACATCCTCAGCGGGAAGGAGTTCGGCGTGCAGCGCAGCA tgcGAGAGGTGGACACTGGAGTCAGTCCCGCcatctccatccatcatctggGCAACGTTGGCGCCACCAAGAGTGAGAGAGCCGGCATCAGCAAACTGAAGAGCGACATGCGGATG GGAATGAGATCTCAGTCACTGGACATAGAAAACATCGAGTCTGGG AGGTACCGGATGCCGTCAATCGAGTCTCTGGACATCCCGGAGTGCGTTCCCGTCAGCAGGGACACCCGACACGGCCAATGGCTGCGCAGGAGGCGTCTGGACGGCGCCTTGAACCGAGTCCCCGTCGGGTTCTACCAGAAAGTCTGGAAGATCCTGCAGAAG TGCCACGGTCTGTCCATCGAGGGCTTTGTTCTTCCTTCTTCTACGACCAGAGAG ATGACGCCGGGTGAGATCAAGTTCGCCGTCCACGTGGAGACGGTTTTGAACCGCGTCCCTCAGCCCGAGTACCggcagctgctggtggaggccATCTTGGTCCTCACCATGCTGGCGGACGTGGAGATCCAGAGCATCGGCTCCATCATCCACATCGAGAAGATCGTCCACCTCGCCAACGACATGTTCTACAAGGATCAG ATGGATCTGGGAGCAGCGGAGCACATCCTGGACAGGGACCCGGGCACCGGAGTGTGCAGGCTGCTGTACGACAGCGCCCCCAGTGGCCGCTTTGGGAGCATGACCTATCTCACCAAGGCCGTGGCGGAGTACGTGCAGGACCTGCTGCCCAGCGGGTCGTGTGCCGTGCAGTGA